One part of the Magallana gigas chromosome 5, xbMagGiga1.1, whole genome shotgun sequence genome encodes these proteins:
- the LOC136275679 gene encoding uncharacterized protein gives MTRRFIRLPSREEFVNIKAAFHKIAGIWLHESGVLGASPDGLVPHPPTCDVNFQTPEARDAVPDIVEVKCPYSAAHLTIYEAVHSLKDFYLEYREGFFYLKSNHPYFHQIQGQLHLCNKNCCDLIV, from the exons ATGACCAGAAGATTCATCCGTCTTCCGTCAAGAGAGGAATTTGTAAACATCAAGGCGGCGTTCCACAAGATTGCCG GGATTTGGCTGCACGAGTCTGGCGTTTTAGGTGCATCTCCAGATGGTTTAGTCCCGCACCCACCAACATGTGATGTGAATTTCCAGACACCAGAGGCTCGAGATGCTGTTCCTGATATAGTTGAAGTGAAATGTCCTTACTCTGCAGCACATTTAACAATATATGAGGCAGTGCACAGTCTAAAGGATTTTTACCttg AATACAGAGAGGGCTTTTTCTACCTCAAGTCCAACCATCCTTACTTTCACCAGATACAAGGCCAGCTCCATTTGTGCAACAAGAACTGCTGTGATTTGATTGTTTAG